Sequence from the Pirellulales bacterium genome:
TTCGGCGCTGGGAAAGCGACGATTGGGATCCGGCGCAATGAGCCCGCGGCAAAAGTTCATCAGCAGTTCGTTGCAAGTAACCTCGGCCGGCAAAATTTGAGGCAAGCGATGCGCTAGAAAACGCTTGGCCTCCAGCAAATCTTTGTACGCCGACATGCCTGCAAACGGCGACCGGCCAGAAAGCATTTCGACCAGCACGTAACCCAAGCTGGCTAGATCGGCGCGAGCCGAGCAATCGCTGCCTTCCAAAACTTCCGGCGCGGCATAGGTGGGCGTGCATGTGCGGCGCGGGGGCATGGCATCGAGCGCGAAGGCCGAGCCGATGTCGACAATTTTCGCGTTCCCCGTGCGCTTGAGCATGATGTTCGACGGCTTAATATCGCCGTGCACAATGCCGTTGCGGTGCAGCGCCGCCAGGGCCGCCAGGCATTCCCGCACAATGTTGACCGCCACACCTGCCTTGAGCCGCGGTTGCATGGGCCCACCGGTGATGATTCCGTTGTTCAAGTAGGCCCAACGTTTTTCGCTGACG
This genomic interval carries:
- a CDS encoding protein kinase; its protein translation is VSEKRWAYLNNGIITGGPMQPRLKAGVAVNIVRECLAALAALHRNGIVHGDIKPSNIMLKRTGNAKIVDIGSAFALDAMPPRRTCTPTYAAPEVLEGSDCSARADLASLGYVLVEMLSGRSPFAGMSAYKDLLEAKRFLAHRLPQILPAEVTCNELLMNFCRGLIAPDPNRRFPSAEAADLVKEGAASFHRQLIVGGLASEYENEIRVWLDDLE